From one Salmo salar chromosome ssa09, Ssal_v3.1, whole genome shotgun sequence genomic stretch:
- the LOC106611897 gene encoding zinc finger protein 500 isoform X2 has translation MLESVRNTFHAQLATVMDSLLAAAVCEIAKIFESSLCEQQEELTQRGEEITGLRGRLERAERRLKKEGEEEEGEGLLDVVEGPVRKTGGDGSPRQQSEPRAGSSWDSDAASETPPLVQDSGCKKSHRMKKERTELEGSSIKEEFEEPHPAPVEGEGQGPGRSSSAGGQRLGEPLSDTTGTKAKLSHWEGDPRPLQSQSSTSFFHGPRVGHFSPRPDHRSPGLDPWASGVPLELQDPSFLDQSPDQVLEQREPRQSQDQTNQSQRGLRPRDDRGRGLVHQNRWSLAAKDPVRPHPNTHAQKHAQGHAHTLGGARPYTCPYCGKSFSYPSHQRRHLLRHTGVRMYPCLVCDKSFLTPSELTVHTRVHTGERPFGCTQCGKRFARSGNLRAHQRDVHLGKRPFVCQECGKRFAHRGNLRVHYQRVHQGLPYHEDEYDQDGNALPSTG, from the exons ATGCTGGAGTCTGTAAGGAACACGTTTCACGCCCAGCTGGCCACCGTCATGGACTCCCTGCTGGCGGCAGCGGTGTGTGAGATCGCCAAAATCTTTGAGAGCAGTCTGTGTGAGCAGCAGGAGGAGctgacacagagaggagaggagatcacAGGCCTGAGGGGGAGGCTGGAGCGGGCAGAGAGGAGGctgaagaaggaaggagaggaagaagaaggagaggGCCTACTGGATGTGGTAGAAGGACCGGTGAGAAAAACAGGAGGAGATGGCAGCCCTAGGCAGCAGTCTGAACCAAGAGCTG GTTCAAGCTGGGATTCGGATGCGGCCTCTGAGACCCCCCCACTGGTCCAGGACAGCGGGTGTAAGAAGTCCCACAGGATGAAAAAGGAGAGGACTGAGCTGGAGGGGTCCTCCATCAAAGAAGAG TTCGAGGAGCCCCACCCTGCCCCTGTGGAGGGGGAGGGCCAAGGGCCAGGGAGGAGCTCTTCTGCTGGGGGTCAGAGGCTGGGAGAACCCTTGTCTGACACAACAGGGACCAAGGCAAAGT TATCCCATTGGGAGGGAGACCCCAGACCTCTTCAGAGCCAGAGCTCCACCTCCTTCTTCCATGGCCCCCGGGTTGGACATTTCTCTCCCAGACCCGACCACAGGTCTCCTGGGCTTGACCCCTGGGCCAGTGGGGTTCCTCTAGAGCTTCAGGATCCAAGCTTCCTGGACCAGAGCCCAGACCAGGTACTAGAGCAGAGAGAGCCCCGACAGTCACAGGACCAAACCAACCAATCCCAGAGAGGCCTGAGACCAAGAGACGACAGAGGGAGGGGCCTAGTTCATCAGAACCGCTGGTCATTGGCTGCTAAGGATCCAGTCAGaccacaccccaacacacacgctCAGAAACACGCACAaggtcacgcacacacactgggcgGGGCGAGACCCTACACTTGCCCGTACTGCGGCAAGAGCTTCAGCTACCCGTCCCACCAGCGCAGGCACCTGCTGCGCCACACAGGGGTGAGGATGTACCCCTGCTTGGTATGTGACAAGAGCTTCCTGACTCCGTCAGAGCTCACGGTGCACACCCGCGTCCACACAGGGGAAAGGCCGTTTGGCTGCACCCAGTGTGGAAAGCGTTTTGCCCGCAGCGGGAACCTCCGGGCCCACCAGAGAGACGTCCACCTGGGGAAGAGACCCTTCGTCTGCCAGGAGTGTGGCAAGAGGTTCGCCCACAGGGGCAACCTGAGGGTGCACTACCAGAGGGTACACCAGGGCCTGCCATACCATGAGGATGAGTATGACCAGGATGGCAACGCTCTCCCTTCTACTGGGTAA
- the LOC106611897 gene encoding zinc finger protein 629 isoform X1, with the protein MLESVRNTFHAQLATVMDSLLAAAVCEIAKIFESSLCEQQEELTQRGEEITGLRGRLERAERRLKKEGEEEEGEGLLDVVEGPVRKTGGDGSPRQQSEPRAGSSWDSDAASETPPLVQDSGCKKSHRMKKERTELEGSSIKEELKHCPLPQFEEPHPAPVEGEGQGPGRSSSAGGQRLGEPLSDTTGTKAKLSHWEGDPRPLQSQSSTSFFHGPRVGHFSPRPDHRSPGLDPWASGVPLELQDPSFLDQSPDQVLEQREPRQSQDQTNQSQRGLRPRDDRGRGLVHQNRWSLAAKDPVRPHPNTHAQKHAQGHAHTLGGARPYTCPYCGKSFSYPSHQRRHLLRHTGVRMYPCLVCDKSFLTPSELTVHTRVHTGERPFGCTQCGKRFARSGNLRAHQRDVHLGKRPFVCQECGKRFAHRGNLRVHYQRVHQGLPYHEDEYDQDGNALPSTG; encoded by the exons ATGCTGGAGTCTGTAAGGAACACGTTTCACGCCCAGCTGGCCACCGTCATGGACTCCCTGCTGGCGGCAGCGGTGTGTGAGATCGCCAAAATCTTTGAGAGCAGTCTGTGTGAGCAGCAGGAGGAGctgacacagagaggagaggagatcacAGGCCTGAGGGGGAGGCTGGAGCGGGCAGAGAGGAGGctgaagaaggaaggagaggaagaagaaggagaggGCCTACTGGATGTGGTAGAAGGACCGGTGAGAAAAACAGGAGGAGATGGCAGCCCTAGGCAGCAGTCTGAACCAAGAGCTG GTTCAAGCTGGGATTCGGATGCGGCCTCTGAGACCCCCCCACTGGTCCAGGACAGCGGGTGTAAGAAGTCCCACAGGATGAAAAAGGAGAGGACTGAGCTGGAGGGGTCCTCCATCAAAGAAGAG CTTAAACATTGCCCTCTTCCACAGTTCGAGGAGCCCCACCCTGCCCCTGTGGAGGGGGAGGGCCAAGGGCCAGGGAGGAGCTCTTCTGCTGGGGGTCAGAGGCTGGGAGAACCCTTGTCTGACACAACAGGGACCAAGGCAAAGT TATCCCATTGGGAGGGAGACCCCAGACCTCTTCAGAGCCAGAGCTCCACCTCCTTCTTCCATGGCCCCCGGGTTGGACATTTCTCTCCCAGACCCGACCACAGGTCTCCTGGGCTTGACCCCTGGGCCAGTGGGGTTCCTCTAGAGCTTCAGGATCCAAGCTTCCTGGACCAGAGCCCAGACCAGGTACTAGAGCAGAGAGAGCCCCGACAGTCACAGGACCAAACCAACCAATCCCAGAGAGGCCTGAGACCAAGAGACGACAGAGGGAGGGGCCTAGTTCATCAGAACCGCTGGTCATTGGCTGCTAAGGATCCAGTCAGaccacaccccaacacacacgctCAGAAACACGCACAaggtcacgcacacacactgggcgGGGCGAGACCCTACACTTGCCCGTACTGCGGCAAGAGCTTCAGCTACCCGTCCCACCAGCGCAGGCACCTGCTGCGCCACACAGGGGTGAGGATGTACCCCTGCTTGGTATGTGACAAGAGCTTCCTGACTCCGTCAGAGCTCACGGTGCACACCCGCGTCCACACAGGGGAAAGGCCGTTTGGCTGCACCCAGTGTGGAAAGCGTTTTGCCCGCAGCGGGAACCTCCGGGCCCACCAGAGAGACGTCCACCTGGGGAAGAGACCCTTCGTCTGCCAGGAGTGTGGCAAGAGGTTCGCCCACAGGGGCAACCTGAGGGTGCACTACCAGAGGGTACACCAGGGCCTGCCATACCATGAGGATGAGTATGACCAGGATGGCAACGCTCTCCCTTCTACTGGGTAA